The DNA region CGGTAGGACTTCCAGCCGGCGGGCCGGCCGTTCACGATGGGTGAGTTCGCGAACAGCGCCGCCACCGCCGGCTGCACCGCGAGCGCGACGCGGAGCTTCTCGGCCATGTCGCGCGGCCCGGAGAAGTCGAACGAGGCCTGGGCCGAGGCGGTCATGGACATCATGTCCGGCCCGAGGCGGCCGCGGGCGGCGAGGTACGGGCGCATCACCGCGTAGCGGTTCTTCGGCATCCAGGGCGACGTCGCGGGCGTGCCCCAGGGCCGGTAGCCGGCCGCGAGGAACTCGAGCCCGAGGTCGGCCGAGATCTCGCGGCACTTCTGGAGGTGGCGGTCCAGCTCGGCCGCGACCACGTGCACGTCGGCGAACGGCCGGCCGGACAGCTCGATCTGGCCGCCCGGCTCGATGGAGACGGTGAGCCCCTGGCACTGCGAGGCGATGATCCGCCCGTCCTCCTCGAACGGCTCGTAGCCGTAGCGCGAGAAGGCGCGCAGCACCGCCGCCACGCCGCGCGGCCCGTCGTACGGGATGGGCTCGAGCGTGCCCGCGACGAGGGCGAACTTCTCGTGCTCGAGGCCGACCTTCCAGTCCGCGCGCGGCCGCTCGCGCGCCGCGAACCAGCCGGCGAGATCGTCGATCCCGCGCACCGGCGGGCTGTCCTGCACACGAGCGTCGAGCGACATGCGGGCGGAATGTACCCGCGCCCCGCCGGTGGCGCTACCTCGTCTCGCCGCTGACGGGGCGTGCGTTCGCGCGCGCGGGCGCGGCCGGCTGGAGCAGGTCCTCGAGGAAGAACGCGGAGAGCTCCGCCCGCCCGGCGAGGCCCGCCTTGCGGTAGACGGCGAGCGCCTGCTGGCGCACGGTGCGCTCGCTCGTCCGCCGCAGCTCGGCGACGTCCTTGTGCGCGAGCCCCTTCAGCAGGAG from Anaeromyxobacter dehalogenans 2CP-C includes:
- a CDS encoding glutamate--cysteine ligase, whose product is MSLDARVQDSPPVRGIDDLAGWFAARERPRADWKVGLEHEKFALVAGTLEPIPYDGPRGVAAVLRAFSRYGYEPFEEDGRIIASQCQGLTVSIEPGGQIELSGRPFADVHVVAAELDRHLQKCREISADLGLEFLAAGYRPWGTPATSPWMPKNRYAVMRPYLAARGRLGPDMMSMTASAQASFDFSGPRDMAEKLRVALAVQPAVAALFANSPIVNGRPAGWKSYRVAVWEETEPARAGLLGFAFEPGFDDDPYRRYAEWALDVPMIFFRRSGGYVDPGGRTFRQFLSDGIRGERPTLMDWEDHLTTLFPEVRVKGVVEVRAADACDAAMTKALVAFWKGLLYDREARAWAWDQVRGLSVAERRALMIGAGREGLEATLPDGRTLADVAGTLLDAAGNGLCRQHCCGQRGEDERVWLAPLRERAASGRSPADDALDAYRRGDRALAEHLRIA